In the genome of Streptomyces sp. Tu 3180, the window CCTGCACCTCATCGAGGCCGAGCAGGACCCGGCGCCCGCCATCGCGAAGGTGGCCTCGCACCCCGAGTTCCGCGGCATCAGCCAGCGGCTGGAGGCGTACGTCAGCGCGTACGACCCCGCCACCTGGCGCAGCCCGAAGGACGCCATGGCGCAGTGCTTCTACCGCTGGGAGCGCGGCGCCGGCTCCTGAGCGCCGGCTCGGTGAACCGACCCCGAGGCCGCCGGTCCCGCGTCTGACGCGGAGCCGGCGGCCTCGGGGTCGGGTCGCGCGGGCGGTTCAGCCGGGGACGGTGCACTCGAAGGCGTGGAGATAGGCGTTGACCGGCTGGACCTCGTGGATCTCCAGGCCCGCGTCGGTCAGGCGGTCGGTCATGCTCTGCCGGGTGTGCTTCGCACCGCCGACGTTGAGGAGCAGCAGCAGGTCCATGGCGGTGGTGAACCGCATCGACGGGGTGTCGTCCACCAGGTTCTCGATGACGACGACCCGGGCCCCGGGCCGCGCCGCCCGGCGGACGTTGGCCAGGGCCCTGCGGGTGCTGTCGTCGTCCCACTCCAGGACGTTCTTGATGACGTACACGTCCGCCCGGACGGGAATGGACTCACGGCAGTCCCCGGCCACGACCTCGGCGCGGTCGGCGAGCGCACCGCCCTCGCACAGCCGCGGATCGGCGTTCTCGACGACGCCCGGCAGGTCGAGCAGGGTGCCGTGGAGGTGGGGGTGCTTCTCCAGGAGGCTGGCCAGGACGTGCCCCTGGCCGCCCCCGATGTCCACCACCGAGGAGGCGTCGCCGAGGTCGAGCAGCCGGGCGACGTCGCGCGCCGACTGCTCGCTGGACGTCGTCATGGCCCGGTTGAACACGTGCGCGGACTCGGGGGCCGCCTCGTTGAGGTACTCGAAGAACTCCCGCTCGTACACGTCCTCGAAGACGCTGCGGCCGGAGCGCACGGCCTCGTCGAGCAGCGGCCAGACGTTCCAGGTCCACGGCTCGGTGCACCACAGGG includes:
- a CDS encoding TcmI family type II polyketide cyclase, translated to MHHALIVARMKPGSAPKIAEVFAASDRGELPHLIGVSRRSLFQFGDDVYLHLIEAEQDPAPAIAKVASHPEFRGISQRLEAYVSAYDPATWRSPKDAMAQCFYRWERGAGS
- a CDS encoding methyltransferase: MTTVDPAPPPPMRLRELVFGAACAAAVRAAVRLGVADALGDTPMTVDDLAAAVKTQPHTLRRLLRALACQGVFAENPDDTFEHTETSRLLREDDPHSLRYIALWCTEPWTWNVWPLLDEAVRSGRSVFEDVYEREFFEYLNEAAPESAHVFNRAMTTSSEQSARDVARLLDLGDASSVVDIGGGQGHVLASLLEKHPHLHGTLLDLPGVVENADPRLCEGGALADRAEVVAGDCRESIPVRADVYVIKNVLEWDDDSTRRALANVRRAARPGARVVVIENLVDDTPSMRFTTAMDLLLLLNVGGAKHTRQSMTDRLTDAGLEIHEVQPVNAYLHAFECTVPG